One Aegilops tauschii subsp. strangulata cultivar AL8/78 chromosome 7, Aet v6.0, whole genome shotgun sequence genomic window carries:
- the LOC141027459 gene encoding uncharacterized protein — MGFTREFMEVQAHGNTKLHVIHTNDLHKATTTIEQYERHLQFERHKIVGVDVKYTNDHGEDHKPALVQLSVGKDHPVLLFQLSAADKNCTKFDNFLVDPRYTFVGFSIDGDIEMLGRVGLEIAHFVDI; from the coding sequence ATGGGATTCACCAGGGAATTCATGGAGGTGCAGGCCCACGGCAACACAAAGTTGCACGTGATCCACACCAACGACTTGCACAAGGCGACGACCACCATTGAGCAGTACGAGCGACACCTCCAGTTCGAGCGCCACAAGATCGTCGGAGTTGATGTGAAGTACACCAACGACCATGGCGAAGATCATAAACCCGCCCTCGTCCAGCTCTCCGTCGGCAAGGATCATCCGGTTCTACTCTTCCAACTGAGCGCGGCCGACAAGAACTGCACCAAGTTCGACAACTTCCTCGTGGACCCCAGGTACACGTTTGTTGGCTTCTCCATCGACGGCGACATAGAGATGCTCGGCCGCGTCGGACTGGAGATCGCCCACTTCGTCGACATCTAG
- the LOC141027460 gene encoding uncharacterized protein, which yields MGFIKEFMEVQAHGNTKLHVIHTNDLHKAATTIEQYERHLEFERHKIVGVDVEYTNDVGEDQKPALVQLSVGKDHPVLLFQLSVADKNDTRFDNFLADPRYTFAGFSINGDIEMLGRVGLEIAHFVDIQKEWRVPTTTKPLDSLGDVSGIIVRDYYNNMKKKLTNAEHQRWARMPLSMRHIEYAAKDA from the coding sequence ATGGGATTCATCAAGGAATTCATGGAGGTGCAGGCCCACGGCAACACCAAGTTGCACGTGATCCACACCAACGACTTGCACAAGGCGGCGACCACCATCGAGCAGTACGAGCGACACCTCGAATTCGAGCGCCACAAGATCGTCGGAGTTGATGTGGAGTACACCAACGACGTTGGCGAAGATCAGAAACCAGCCCTCGTCCAGCTCTCCGTCGGCAAGGATCATCCGGTGTTGCTCTTCCAACTGAGTGTCGCCGACAAGAACGACACCAGGTTCGACAACTTCCTCGCCGACCCCAGATACACGTTTGCTGGCTTCTCCATCAACGGCGACATAGAGATGCTCGGGCGCGTCGGACTAGAGATCGCCCACTTCGTCGACATCCAGAAGGAATGGAGGGTGCCTACAACTACCAAGCCTCTGGACTCCCTTGGGGATGTCTCAGGCATCATTGTCCGCGACTACTACAATAACATGAAGAAGAAGCTCACCAACGCAGAGCACCAGCGCTGGGCGCGCATGCCCCTGTCCATGAGGCACATCGAGTACGCGGCAAAAGATGCTTAG